A single Camarhynchus parvulus chromosome 5, STF_HiC, whole genome shotgun sequence DNA region contains:
- the PNN gene encoding pinin, with amino-acid sequence MAVAVRALQEQLEKAKESLKHVDENIRKLTGRDPNDVRPPQNRLLALAGPGGGRGRGSLLLRRGFSDSGGGPPAKQRDLEGASSRLGGERRTRRESRQESDAEDDDIKKPALPSSVVATSKERTRRDLIQDQNMDEKGKQRNRRIFGLLMGTLQKFKQESTVAIATERQKRRQEIEQKLEVQAEEERKQVENERRELFEERRAKQTELRLLEQKVELAQLQEEWNEHNAKIIKYIRTKTKPHLFYIPGRMCPATQKLMDESQKKMNALFESRRNEFAEQINKMEARPRRQSMKEKEHQEVQNEEKKEEQNKEQEEGKVAQQVEEMETGNQHNDVEMEEVGEEKGKIGSGSGHSDAEKEQEEDEQKHDIEMKVEEPTEVRENDKQQDGQHEEVTVVKEESENIQPVDNDQDVAEMNEADSVEPVENENGKEIEPETECDAQPEKVCNVPSPKKEKGIKTENNAELEETQEKTSEGQTESVAEALSQPQSVPLAQSPQLSQSTQDTEPQTDKDENAVVSVKVAEAQAEQNQTPSAESKSKTRSRSRGRAGNKTGHTRSSSSSSSSTSSSTTSASSSSTGSSSSRSSSTSSSTTSGSTSRDSSSSSSSSSESRSRSRGRGHNRDRKRRRSTDRKRRDASGVDRSHKSSKGGSRDTKSSKDKSSRSDRKRSISESSRSGKRTSRSERDRKSDRKDKRR; translated from the exons ATGGCGGTGGCGGTGCGCgcgctgcaggagcagctggagaaagcCAAGGAAAGCCTCAAGCACGTGGACGAGAATATCCGCAAGCTCACGGGCCGGGACCCCAATGATGTGAG GCCCCCCCAAAACAGACTGCTAGCCCTCGCAGGCCCCGGTGGAGGTAGAGGGCGTGGGAGCTTATTGCTAAG gcGTGGATTCTCGGATAGTGGAGGAGGACCCCCAGCCAAGCAGAGGGATCTTGAAGGTGCATCCAGTAG GCTGGGTGGAGAACGTCGGACAAGAAGAGAATCACGCCAAGAAAGCGACGCAGAGGATGATGATATTAAAAAG cCAGCGTTGCCATCTTCTGTTGTTGCTACCTCCAAAGAGCGAACACGTCGAGACCTTATACAAGATCAAAATATggatgagaaaggaaaacaaag gaatcGACGTATATTTGGCTTGCTGATGGGCACTCTTCAAAAATTTAAACAGGAGTCCACAGTTGCTATTGCTACTGAGAGG caaaAGAGACGACAAGAAATTGAGCAGAAACTTGAAgtgcaggcagaggaagagagaaagcaagTTGAAAATGAGAGGCGAGAACTGTTTGAAGAAAGACGTGCTAAACAGACAGAGCTGCGGTTGTTGGAGCAAAAGGTTGAGCTTGCTCAgttg caAGAAGAATGGAATGAACATAAtgctaaaataattaaatacataaGAACAAAGACAAAACCTCATTTATTCTACATACCTGGCAGAATGTGTCCTGCTACGCAGAAGCTGATGGACGAGTCACAGAAAAAGATGAATG CACTCTTtgaaagcaggagaaatgaaTTTGCAGAGCAGATTAACAAAATGGAGGCCAGACCCAGAAGACAATCtatgaaggaaaaagaacatcAGGAGGTGcagaatgaagaaaagaaggaagaacagaaCAAGGAGCAGGAAGAGGGTAAGGTGGCTCAGCAGGTGGAAGAGATGGAGACAGGTAATCAGCACAATGATGTAGAAATGGAGGAGGtaggggaggaaaagggaaaaataggtTCAGGTTCAGGGCATAGCGatgcagaaaaagaacaggaagaggATGAGCAGAAACATGACATAGAGATGAAAGTAGAAGAGCCTACTGAGGTGAGGGAGAATGACAAGCAACAGGATGGTCAGCATGAGGAGGTCACAGTTGTAAAAGAGGAAAGTGAAAACATTCAGCCTGTGGATAATGATCAGGATGTGGCTGAAATGAATGAGGCAGATAGTGTAGAACctgtagaaaatgaaaatggcaaagaaaTAGAACCAGAAACAGAGTGTGATGCTCAGCCAGAAAAAGTGTGTAATGTTCCTTCTCCCAAGAAGGAGAAAGgtatcaaaacagaaaataatgctgAACTGGaagaaacacaggagaaaacatCTGAAGGTCAGACAGAATCTGTGGCTGAGGCTCTATCTCAGCCACAGTCTGTGCCACTAGCACAATCACCTCAGTTGTCTCAGTCCACTCAGGATACAGAGCCCCAGACAGACAAGGATGAAAATGCTGTGGTGTCTGTAAAGGTGGCTGaagcccaggcagagcagaatcAGACACCAAGTGCAGAAAGTAAGAGTAAGACTAGGAGTAGAAGCAGGGGTAGGGCAGGGAACAAAACTGGTCATACCcgtagcagcagcagcagtagcagtaGCACTTCCAGCAGTACTACCAGTGCAAGTAGTTCCAGTACTGGCAGCAGTTCCAGTCGGAGCAgttccaccagcagcagcactacAAGTGGGAGTACGAGCAGGGacagtagcagcagcagctcgaGCAGTAGTGAGAGCAGGAGTCGGAGCCGAGGCAGGGGCCATAACAGAGATAGAAAACGCAGAAGGAGCACAGACAGGAAGCGAAGGGATGCTTCAGGAGTAGATAGAAGTCACAAGTCCTCAAAAGGTGGTAGTAGAGATACTAAAAGCTCAAAGGATAAAAGTTCGAGGTCTGACAGAAAGAGATCTATATCAGAAAGTAGTCGGTCAGGCAAGAGAACTTCACGGAGTGAAAGAGACCGTAAATCAGACAGGAAAGACAAAAGGCGTTAA